In Acidobacteriota bacterium, the following are encoded in one genomic region:
- a CDS encoding amidohydrolase family protein has translation MPKISLFLSILLLLGACAPTQPAIDLAVTDVDVFDSVSKQVLRDRTLLIDDGVILEIVEGGDPPVADEVIDGRGRLVVPGFVDTHAHLLLIEGDGGFGPPQLAPAVREYIARQFLPFGTTTVADMGQPEGWLPEMVRWAADAGPDAPNLVVVGGSINSGERQGPMHHKYLASPQAARDKVREYHRLGVERLKLYRMLEEPELTAVIDESRALGMELYAHVDNNVVTIAQAMDLGVRHFEHFFTLIASTLDLEATAADFRQRFDLQPIRSLDEYTAQLSFYFAYIEQSPEHRAKLLALLDRMAEQGASISTTLAIMAAAAGQTDAYFAFEPQPGVQSAQLAYDDDQRQRLAAAFEATMAWVRRAHEKGIPLRIGSDSRNGGEALLAELVLLTKAGIPVADVLQIATLQGARALGLDQRLGVIAPGRAADLVLFAQSPFDEPQNFFSEKVVIKDGRIYEAKRSTANELATVAAREGASGAETWLTAHEGREGWGPLQRQELTDQLYLALADRRFATAEVLASLMEQRFPASDEIHHRAHESRLNNLGYRFLGGGETAPAIRVFEINRDLFPDSWNVYDSLGEAQLLAGDREGARTNYRKSLDLNPDNDNGSQVLAELAGPGDG, from the coding sequence ATGCCGAAAATCAGCCTCTTCCTGAGCATCCTTCTTCTGCTCGGCGCCTGCGCCCCGACGCAGCCCGCCATCGACCTCGCCGTGACCGACGTCGACGTCTTCGACTCGGTTTCGAAACAAGTTCTGCGTGATCGCACCCTGTTGATCGACGACGGCGTGATCCTGGAGATCGTCGAGGGCGGTGATCCTCCGGTCGCCGACGAGGTCATCGATGGCCGCGGACGGCTCGTGGTGCCGGGCTTCGTCGACACCCACGCCCACCTGCTGCTGATCGAGGGCGATGGCGGCTTCGGGCCGCCGCAGCTCGCGCCGGCGGTGCGCGAGTACATCGCGCGCCAGTTCCTCCCCTTCGGCACCACCACCGTCGCCGACATGGGGCAGCCCGAGGGCTGGCTCCCGGAGATGGTCCGGTGGGCCGCCGATGCCGGCCCCGACGCCCCGAACCTGGTGGTCGTCGGCGGCTCGATCAACTCCGGTGAGCGCCAAGGGCCGATGCATCACAAGTACCTCGCAAGCCCGCAGGCGGCGCGCGACAAAGTGCGCGAATATCACCGCCTCGGCGTCGAGCGGCTCAAGCTCTACCGCATGCTCGAGGAACCGGAGCTGACAGCGGTGATCGACGAGAGTCGCGCTCTCGGGATGGAGCTCTACGCCCACGTCGACAACAACGTCGTCACCATTGCGCAGGCGATGGATCTGGGCGTGCGTCACTTCGAGCACTTCTTCACGCTGATCGCCAGCACCCTCGATCTCGAAGCGACGGCGGCGGATTTTCGGCAGCGGTTCGACCTGCAACCGATTCGCAGCCTCGACGAGTACACCGCCCAGCTGTCCTTCTATTTCGCGTACATCGAGCAGTCTCCGGAGCACCGCGCCAAGCTCCTCGCTTTGCTCGACCGAATGGCGGAGCAGGGAGCCTCGATCAGCACCACCTTGGCGATCATGGCGGCGGCAGCCGGCCAGACGGACGCGTACTTCGCCTTCGAGCCCCAACCGGGAGTCCAGAGCGCCCAGCTCGCCTACGACGACGACCAGCGGCAGCGGCTGGCAGCGGCCTTCGAGGCCACCATGGCCTGGGTCCGCCGAGCCCACGAGAAAGGCATTCCACTGCGCATCGGCAGCGACAGCCGCAACGGTGGCGAAGCCCTCCTCGCCGAGCTCGTACTGTTGACCAAAGCCGGCATTCCGGTAGCCGACGTGCTGCAGATCGCGACCCTCCAGGGCGCCCGCGCCCTCGGCCTCGACCAACGGCTCGGAGTGATCGCTCCCGGGCGCGCCGCCGACCTCGTGCTGTTCGCCCAGAGTCCCTTCGACGAGCCGCAGAACTTCTTCTCCGAGAAGGTCGTCATCAAGGACGGTCGGATCTACGAGGCCAAGCGCTCGACGGCCAACGAGCTGGCGACGGTGGCGGCGCGCGAGGGCGCGAGCGGCGCCGAGACCTGGTTGACCGCCCACGAGGGTCGCGAGGGTTGGGGACCGCTGCAGCGGCAGGAGCTCACGGATCAGCTCTACCTGGCCCTTGCCGACCGCCGGTTCGCGACCGCCGAAGTGCTGGCGAGCCTCATGGAACAGCGCTTCCCGGCATCCGATGAGATCCACCACCGAGCCCACGAGAGCCGCCTCAACAATCTCGGCTACCGGTTCCTCGGCGGCGGCGAGACCGCCCCGGCAATTCGCGTCTTCGAGATCAACCGCGACCTCTTCCCGGACTCCTGGAACGTCTACGACAGCCTGGGTGAAGCACAGCTCCTGGCCGGCGACCGCGAGGGAGCGCGAACCAACTATCGGAAGTCCTTGGATCTCAATCCCGACAACGACAACGGGAGCCAGGTCCTCGCCGAGCTCGCGGGCCCTGGCGACGGATAG
- a CDS encoding radical SAM protein gives MGLWRNFLEPIPAEKKQLLEERWRELAPELRSVAQGFGQQCTGCGALIGAFPRCDFDCKGCYLGSRANAAKPFDEAEIDRQLAHLRRHLGPKGNLQITDGEVTLMAPKRLVALLRRARELGMIPMLMTHGDSFRRRPELLPRLVSEGGLTEVSIHVDSSQKGRRGFPIGDFAVGDEAALHPLRDEFAAMIRQVRRRTGVRLRAATTVTVSRDNLDGVGDVVAWCLANRDAFGILSFQPLAQVGRTLSHLEGITHDELWSRIGAVLEPHGFSTAQRGAVRFGHLDCTRTEPMVAYQRRGEGPRLFSMLRPGDPADEAIVQQFLGRGFGGVVFRDDRPLDRLGRALGLFRQAPGWFLGPFRRWLVGRLHQLGTGPARLMRDLALGAVRIDSFAVASHSFMSAAELDTETGRERLAACVFRVPVGDRMVSMCEVNARGLRQQLYDLGTSSGFAAFEPQDQAVAAAFEPPGEQRREQASEQEQAGDGGELEAQIVARETAEIHPVTAALGVGVGLPSGGIGGQAPGEATGAGEHEGAAKSI, from the coding sequence ATGGGTCTCTGGCGTAACTTCCTCGAGCCGATTCCGGCGGAAAAGAAGCAACTCCTCGAGGAGCGCTGGCGGGAGCTTGCGCCGGAGCTGCGCAGCGTCGCCCAGGGCTTCGGCCAGCAGTGCACCGGATGCGGTGCCCTCATCGGAGCCTTCCCGCGTTGCGATTTCGACTGCAAGGGCTGCTATCTGGGGTCTCGAGCCAACGCCGCCAAGCCCTTCGACGAAGCTGAGATCGATCGCCAACTGGCGCATTTGCGCCGCCACCTCGGGCCCAAGGGCAACCTCCAGATCACCGACGGCGAGGTGACGCTGATGGCGCCGAAGCGCCTCGTCGCCTTGCTGCGAAGGGCTCGCGAGCTCGGCATGATCCCGATGCTGATGACCCATGGCGACAGCTTCCGGCGCCGGCCTGAGCTGCTGCCGAGGCTGGTCTCCGAGGGAGGCTTGACGGAGGTTTCGATCCACGTCGACAGCAGCCAGAAGGGGCGGCGTGGGTTCCCGATCGGCGACTTCGCCGTCGGCGACGAGGCGGCCCTCCATCCGCTGCGCGACGAGTTCGCCGCCATGATCCGCCAGGTGCGCCGCCGCACCGGGGTGCGCCTGCGTGCCGCCACCACCGTCACCGTCAGTCGCGACAACCTCGACGGCGTCGGCGACGTGGTGGCCTGGTGCTTGGCCAATCGCGATGCCTTCGGCATTTTGTCCTTTCAGCCCTTGGCGCAGGTCGGACGCACCTTGAGTCACCTCGAAGGCATCACCCACGACGAGCTGTGGAGCCGCATCGGCGCGGTTCTCGAGCCGCACGGTTTTTCAACCGCGCAGCGCGGGGCAGTGCGCTTCGGCCATCTCGATTGCACCCGCACCGAGCCGATGGTGGCCTATCAACGTCGTGGCGAGGGGCCACGCCTGTTCTCCATGCTGCGGCCCGGCGATCCCGCCGACGAGGCCATCGTGCAGCAGTTCCTCGGCCGCGGCTTCGGTGGCGTGGTGTTTCGCGACGATCGTCCGCTGGATCGTCTCGGCCGCGCCCTCGGCCTGTTTCGTCAGGCGCCCGGTTGGTTTCTCGGACCCTTCCGCCGCTGGCTGGTCGGTCGTCTCCATCAGCTCGGCACCGGACCGGCGCGGCTGATGCGGGATCTCGCTCTGGGGGCGGTGCGCATCGACAGTTTCGCGGTCGCCTCCCACTCCTTCATGAGTGCCGCCGAGCTCGACACCGAGACCGGTCGGGAGCGCCTGGCGGCGTGTGTTTTCCGGGTGCCCGTCGGCGACCGCATGGTGTCGATGTGCGAGGTCAACGCCCGCGGCCTGCGGCAACAGCTCTACGATCTCGGCACCAGCTCAGGATTCGCGGCCTTCGAGCCACAGGATCAGGCGGTCGCGGCGGCGTTCGAACCACCAGGCGAGCAGCGGCGTGAGCAGGCAAGCGAGCAGGAACAGGCCGGCGATGGTGGCGAGCTCGAGGCCCAGATAGTCGCGCGAGAGACGGCTGAAATCCATCCAGTGACCGCCGCCCTTGGCGTCGGCGTAGGCCTGCCGAGCGGCGGCATCGGTGGCCAGGCTCCAGGCGAAGCGACCGGCGCGGGTGAGCACGAAGGCGCCGCAAAAAGCATATAG
- the uvrA gene encoding excinuclease ABC subunit UvrA, with amino-acid sequence MPKASPKKARPKPPSTEPVVAIEVRGARTHNLRGVDCSIPHGRVTVVTGPSGAGKSSLAFDTVYAEGQRRFVESMSTYARQFLDRMERPPVEVVDNILPAVALEAKNSVRNARSTVGTITETHDVLRLLFTHLGEVQCPQGHGAARAYTVDEIADELIAGVVGQRFVVLATVARPKKQATEALRELIRQGFARRYDDHQGAVERMTPTARWLRAWQPLALALGRYRAEARSRARLTESLEEALRLGGGRLQVVGEDGQRRHYGRGLLCTTCGESFRRPTPPLFSFNSPLGACPGCQGFGRVIGIDPERVIPNPRLSLRQRPIAPWNSPAYEDLYDELLAAARQRRIPLTKAWQDLSDEQRQWVWSGRGPFTNLDAFFRWLERRTYRVHVRVLLARYRAYDLCPDCAGTRLKPEALVVRLAGSRLPDLTALSIENLRRWLDERGWSAAERARGGHLLAELSERVEVLSRVGLEYLTLDRQARTLSGGETQRIHLAAALGSGLTSTLYALDEPTIGLHPRDSERLLGLLRDLAGRGNTVLVVEHDRTLIEGADHLIDLGPEAGEGGGELLFQGPPAAILGCADSLTGRYLARRPANEARRHRERFRRESQDYKGVRRLRIRGARENNLRGFDVDLPLGALVAVTGVSGSGKSTLVENVLYGTYQRSRGVVDVEPGECDGLEGLQVLSDIVLVDQRPLGRSSRSNPVTYTKAYDEIRKVMASEAPAGITAGHFSFNTDKGRCAECLGTGMTEIDMQFMAPVAMACESCEGRRFQPRILEVRFRGLDIAQILELTVTEALALFDDRKALVRRLSSLVAVGLGYLRLGQSTATLSGGEAQRLKLASFLEAPRARAGRGAKGRSPRRLFLFDEPTTGLHMADIDLLYQTLRRLVKQGDGVLVVEHSPDLIARADWLIELGPGGGVHGGELLYSGPPESFLDRVDSPTADELRRFLRWRRRR; translated from the coding sequence TTGCCCAAAGCCTCCCCCAAGAAAGCGCGACCCAAGCCGCCGTCGACGGAGCCGGTGGTCGCCATCGAAGTTCGCGGCGCCCGCACCCACAACCTGCGCGGGGTCGACTGCTCGATTCCCCATGGCCGAGTGACGGTGGTCACCGGCCCCTCCGGAGCGGGCAAGTCGTCCCTCGCCTTCGACACCGTCTATGCGGAGGGCCAGCGGCGCTTCGTCGAGTCGATGTCGACCTACGCCCGGCAGTTCCTCGACCGCATGGAGCGGCCCCCCGTCGAGGTCGTCGACAACATCCTGCCGGCGGTCGCCCTGGAGGCCAAGAACTCGGTGCGCAACGCGCGCTCGACGGTGGGCACCATCACCGAGACCCACGACGTCCTGCGCCTGCTCTTCACCCACCTCGGGGAGGTGCAGTGTCCGCAGGGCCACGGCGCGGCGCGCGCCTACACCGTCGACGAGATCGCCGACGAGCTGATCGCCGGCGTCGTCGGGCAGCGTTTCGTGGTCCTGGCGACCGTCGCGCGTCCCAAGAAGCAGGCCACCGAAGCGCTGCGGGAGCTGATTCGGCAGGGCTTCGCCCGCCGCTACGACGACCACCAAGGGGCCGTCGAGCGGATGACGCCGACGGCGCGCTGGCTGCGCGCCTGGCAGCCGCTGGCCTTGGCTCTGGGGCGCTACCGTGCCGAGGCGCGCTCGCGCGCGCGCCTGACGGAGAGCCTCGAGGAGGCCTTGCGACTCGGCGGCGGTCGCCTGCAGGTGGTCGGTGAGGACGGTCAGCGGCGCCACTATGGCCGCGGCCTGCTGTGCACCACCTGCGGCGAGTCTTTCCGTCGCCCGACGCCGCCGCTGTTCTCCTTCAACTCGCCCCTCGGCGCCTGCCCGGGCTGCCAGGGCTTCGGTCGGGTGATCGGCATCGACCCCGAGCGGGTGATTCCCAATCCCCGCCTGTCGTTGCGCCAGCGGCCGATTGCGCCGTGGAACTCACCGGCCTACGAAGACCTCTATGACGAGCTCTTGGCCGCGGCCCGTCAGCGCCGAATCCCGCTGACCAAGGCCTGGCAGGATCTCAGCGACGAGCAGCGCCAGTGGGTGTGGAGCGGGCGCGGTCCGTTCACCAACCTCGACGCCTTCTTTCGCTGGCTCGAGCGTCGCACCTACCGGGTTCACGTACGGGTGCTTCTGGCGCGCTACCGCGCCTACGACCTGTGCCCCGACTGCGCCGGCACGCGGCTCAAGCCGGAGGCTCTGGTGGTGCGCCTCGCCGGCTCTCGGCTGCCGGATCTCACTGCCTTGAGCATCGAAAACCTGCGCCGCTGGTTGGACGAGCGTGGCTGGAGCGCGGCCGAGCGAGCCCGCGGCGGCCATCTCCTCGCCGAGCTCAGCGAACGGGTCGAGGTGCTCTCGCGGGTGGGGCTCGAGTACCTCACCCTCGATCGCCAGGCCCGCACCCTCTCCGGTGGCGAGACGCAGCGCATTCACCTGGCGGCGGCCCTCGGCTCGGGCTTGACCAGCACCCTCTACGCCCTCGACGAGCCGACCATCGGTCTCCATCCGCGCGACAGTGAGCGCCTCCTCGGTCTGCTGCGCGATCTCGCCGGCCGCGGCAATACGGTCCTGGTGGTGGAGCACGATCGCACCCTGATCGAGGGCGCCGATCACCTGATCGATCTCGGCCCGGAGGCCGGAGAAGGTGGCGGAGAGCTGCTTTTCCAAGGCCCGCCGGCGGCCATCCTTGGCTGTGCCGATTCGCTCACCGGGCGCTACCTGGCGCGGCGGCCGGCCAACGAGGCGCGTCGCCACCGTGAGCGCTTTCGCCGCGAGAGCCAGGATTACAAGGGCGTTCGCCGGCTGCGCATTCGCGGCGCCCGCGAAAACAACCTGCGCGGTTTCGACGTCGATTTGCCCCTCGGTGCCCTGGTGGCGGTGACCGGGGTCTCCGGCTCGGGCAAATCGACCCTGGTCGAGAACGTTCTCTACGGCACGTATCAGCGCTCCCGAGGCGTCGTCGACGTCGAGCCCGGGGAGTGCGACGGCCTCGAGGGCTTGCAGGTGCTGAGCGACATCGTGCTGGTCGATCAGCGTCCCCTCGGCCGCTCTTCCCGTTCCAATCCGGTGACCTACACCAAGGCCTACGACGAGATCCGCAAGGTGATGGCGAGCGAAGCGCCGGCCGGGATCACCGCCGGTCACTTCTCCTTCAACACCGACAAGGGGCGCTGCGCCGAATGTCTCGGCACCGGCATGACCGAGATCGACATGCAGTTCATGGCGCCGGTGGCGATGGCCTGTGAGAGCTGCGAGGGTCGACGCTTCCAGCCGCGCATCCTCGAAGTGCGCTTCCGCGGCCTCGACATCGCGCAGATCCTCGAGCTGACCGTCACCGAGGCGCTGGCCCTGTTCGACGACCGCAAGGCGTTGGTGAGGCGGCTGTCGTCGCTGGTCGCCGTCGGTTTGGGCTACCTGCGTCTTGGCCAGTCGACGGCGACCCTCTCCGGCGGCGAAGCTCAGCGCCTCAAGCTGGCCAGCTTCCTGGAGGCACCGCGGGCCCGCGCCGGCCGCGGTGCCAAGGGGCGCAGCCCACGGCGGTTGTTTCTCTTCGACGAGCCCACCACCGGCCTCCACATGGCCGACATCGATCTCCTCTACCAGACCCTGCGGCGGCTGGTGAAGCAAGGCGACGGCGTGCTGGTGGTCGAGCACAGCCCGGACCTGATCGCGCGCGCCGACTGGCTCATCGAGCTCGGTCCGGGAGGCGGCGTCCACGGCGGCGAGCTGCTCTACTCGGGGCCTCCGGAGTCCTTCCTCGATCGTGTCGACAGCCCGACCGCCGACGAGCTGCGGCGATTCCTGCGCTGGCGCCGGCGTCGGTGA
- a CDS encoding pitrilysin family protein, with translation MRFPFPQLILSLVVFALAMPAFGEVPTIDIPYQSFVLDNGLTVLVHEDRKVPMVAVNLWYHVGSKDEPPGRSGFAHLFEHLMFNGSENYRGEYLTALESVGATDVNGTTNEDRTNYFQNVPTSALDVVMWLESDRMGHLLGAISQDVLDEQRGVVQNEKRQFENQPYGLSYELITKACFPPGHPYSWTIIGSMEDLEAASLDDVKDWFRQRYGASNAVLVLAGDIDVATARQKAEAFFGDIPPGPPLARQEEWIARRTGSKRQEAQDRVAQSRLYRVWNIPGWGSADGDYLDLVSELMSQGKSSRLYKRLIYDDRSATEVQAYVDLREIAGLFTIEVTVAPGKDPAAVEQALDEELERLLVDGPTEAEVERARVRWLARFVRGAERIGGFGGKSDILAQCQVYRGDAACYRETLERVAEAGPEDLHGAFRRWLDDGDYNLLVNPFREGKAAEQGVDRSALPTPGAASEPSFPEIERMTLKNGLEVVFAQRSAVPVVNLTLMLDAGAAADEAAAAGTSRLAMSMLDEGAGELDSIAISDRVAELGATLATFSDLDTGYVQMSALASNLAPSLELFASVVLDPTFPEDELNRLKELQKATIEREKTQPFSMALRVFPRLLYGEQHAYGKPLSGTGTVASTEAVERQDLVQFHRTWFKPGSATLVVVGDTRLEALRPLLDKAFGRWPAGEAPSKEIARVERPPREAIYLIDRPGAIQSVILGGQVGPPKANPDEVAIEIVNSVLGGDFSSRLNLNLREDKNWSYGAFSFFLDARGQRPFIAAAPVQSDKTAESLQEARAELADLVGERPVSADEMSRVQTNRTLQLPGTWETSGEVSQALQEMVRFGLAPDYWQRYPEAVRSAELEGVQRVARQVIQPHRMVWVVVGDRSAIEQPLRDLGIAEIELIDVDGRPVATAP, from the coding sequence ATGCGATTTCCCTTCCCGCAGCTGATCCTCTCGTTGGTCGTCTTCGCCCTGGCCATGCCGGCCTTCGGCGAGGTGCCCACCATCGACATTCCCTACCAGAGCTTCGTGCTCGACAACGGGCTGACGGTGCTGGTGCACGAGGACCGCAAGGTGCCGATGGTGGCGGTCAATCTCTGGTACCACGTCGGTTCGAAGGACGAGCCGCCCGGTCGCAGCGGCTTCGCCCATCTCTTCGAGCATCTGATGTTCAATGGCTCCGAGAACTACCGCGGGGAGTACCTGACGGCCCTCGAGAGCGTCGGCGCAACGGACGTCAACGGCACCACCAACGAGGATCGCACCAACTACTTCCAGAACGTGCCGACCTCGGCCCTCGACGTCGTGATGTGGCTCGAGTCGGATCGCATGGGGCATCTCCTCGGGGCGATTTCCCAAGATGTTCTCGACGAGCAGCGCGGCGTGGTGCAGAACGAGAAGCGGCAGTTCGAGAATCAGCCTTATGGCCTGTCCTACGAGCTCATCACCAAGGCCTGCTTTCCGCCCGGCCACCCCTACTCCTGGACCATCATCGGCTCGATGGAGGACCTCGAGGCGGCCTCCCTCGACGATGTCAAGGACTGGTTCCGGCAGCGCTATGGTGCCTCCAACGCGGTGCTGGTGCTGGCCGGCGACATCGACGTCGCCACCGCCCGTCAAAAGGCCGAGGCCTTCTTCGGCGACATCCCGCCGGGGCCGCCCCTGGCTCGCCAGGAGGAGTGGATCGCCCGGCGAACCGGCAGCAAGCGCCAGGAGGCACAGGATCGCGTCGCCCAGTCGCGTCTCTACCGGGTGTGGAACATTCCCGGCTGGGGGAGCGCCGACGGCGACTACCTCGACCTGGTGAGCGAGCTGATGTCGCAGGGCAAGTCGTCGCGCCTCTACAAGCGTTTGATCTATGACGACCGTTCGGCGACGGAGGTCCAGGCCTACGTCGACCTGCGCGAGATCGCCGGCCTGTTCACGATCGAGGTGACGGTGGCTCCGGGGAAGGATCCGGCGGCCGTCGAGCAGGCCCTCGACGAGGAGCTCGAGCGCTTGCTGGTGGATGGACCGACGGAGGCGGAGGTCGAGCGGGCTCGCGTTCGCTGGCTGGCGCGCTTCGTGCGCGGGGCCGAGCGCATCGGTGGCTTTGGCGGCAAGTCCGACATCCTGGCCCAGTGCCAGGTCTACCGCGGCGATGCGGCCTGCTACCGCGAGACCCTCGAGCGGGTCGCCGAGGCTGGGCCGGAGGACCTCCACGGTGCCTTCCGGCGCTGGCTCGACGACGGCGACTACAACCTCCTGGTCAACCCCTTCCGGGAAGGCAAGGCGGCGGAGCAGGGGGTCGATCGCAGCGCCCTGCCGACGCCCGGGGCGGCCTCCGAGCCGAGCTTTCCGGAGATCGAGCGGATGACCCTGAAGAACGGCCTCGAGGTGGTCTTCGCGCAGCGCAGCGCGGTGCCGGTGGTCAATCTGACCTTGATGCTCGATGCCGGAGCGGCGGCCGATGAAGCGGCGGCGGCGGGGACCTCCCGCTTGGCCATGAGCATGCTCGACGAGGGCGCCGGCGAGCTCGATTCGATCGCCATCAGCGACCGCGTCGCCGAGCTCGGCGCCACCCTGGCGACTTTCTCCGATCTCGACACCGGCTATGTCCAGATGTCGGCGCTGGCCTCGAACCTGGCGCCCTCCCTCGAGCTTTTCGCCTCGGTGGTGCTCGATCCGACCTTTCCGGAGGACGAGCTCAACCGCCTGAAGGAGCTCCAAAAGGCCACCATCGAGCGCGAGAAGACACAGCCCTTCTCGATGGCCCTGAGGGTGTTTCCGCGGCTTCTCTACGGTGAGCAGCACGCCTACGGCAAGCCCCTTTCGGGCACCGGCACGGTGGCTTCCACGGAGGCGGTTGAGCGGCAGGACCTGGTGCAGTTCCACCGCACCTGGTTCAAGCCCGGCAGCGCCACTCTGGTGGTGGTGGGGGACACTCGCCTCGAGGCTCTCCGCCCGCTCCTCGACAAAGCCTTCGGCCGCTGGCCCGCCGGCGAGGCGCCGAGCAAGGAGATCGCCCGGGTCGAGCGGCCGCCGCGCGAGGCGATCTACCTGATCGACCGTCCCGGCGCCATCCAGTCGGTGATTCTCGGCGGTCAGGTGGGGCCGCCGAAGGCCAACCCCGACGAGGTCGCGATCGAGATCGTCAACAGCGTCTTGGGCGGCGATTTCAGCTCTCGCCTCAACCTCAACCTGCGCGAGGACAAGAACTGGTCCTACGGCGCCTTCTCCTTCTTCCTCGATGCCCGCGGCCAGCGGCCCTTCATCGCGGCGGCGCCGGTGCAGTCGGACAAGACCGCCGAGTCGCTGCAGGAAGCCCGCGCCGAGCTCGCCGACCTGGTGGGCGAACGGCCGGTGTCGGCGGACGAGATGTCGCGCGTGCAGACCAACCGCACCTTGCAGCTGCCGGGCACCTGGGAGACCTCCGGCGAGGTTTCCCAGGCGCTCCAGGAGATGGTGCGCTTCGGGCTGGCGCCGGACTACTGGCAACGCTACCCGGAGGCGGTGCGGTCGGCGGAGCTGGAGGGCGTCCAGCGGGTGGCTCGCCAGGTGATCCAGCCACATCGCATGGTGTGGGTGGTGGTGGGCGATCGCTCGGCCATCGAGCAGCCCTTGCGGGATCTCGGCATTGCCGAGATCGAGCTCATCGACGTCGATGGGCGACCGGTGGCGACGGCTCCTTGA
- a CDS encoding DUF547 domain-containing protein: MKAPLLLIAVLMVGTTAAPRALADEFSHDLWARVLAQYVDDRGFVDYAGLAKNRRDLDRYIMQVESYSPASHPQMFTSRDHQLAYYLNAYNAQVFQGVLANGTSKSVWGFLGTGYGFFVGMDIVIGGKETNLKKLEDVTIREGFADPRIHAALNCASAGCPRLPQEPFLGDTLDAQLDAAMTEFATSENHVRLDAGNNKVAISKIFNWFEDDFLDEEKSRGVAKPNIVGYLNRYRGDAGPIPAGASVSYLPYDKGLNSQ, encoded by the coding sequence ATGAAAGCTCCCCTTTTGTTGATCGCTGTTCTGATGGTGGGCACAACCGCGGCCCCGCGCGCCCTCGCCGACGAATTCTCCCATGACCTGTGGGCCCGGGTGCTGGCGCAATATGTCGACGACCGGGGTTTCGTGGACTACGCCGGCCTGGCCAAGAACCGCCGCGACCTCGATCGCTACATCATGCAGGTCGAAAGCTACAGCCCGGCGTCCCACCCGCAGATGTTTACGAGCCGAGACCACCAACTGGCTTACTACCTCAACGCCTACAACGCGCAGGTCTTCCAGGGGGTGCTCGCCAACGGCACCAGCAAAAGCGTTTGGGGGTTCCTCGGCACCGGCTACGGTTTCTTCGTCGGCATGGACATCGTGATCGGGGGCAAGGAGACCAACCTCAAGAAGCTCGAGGACGTCACTATCCGTGAAGGCTTCGCCGATCCGCGCATCCACGCCGCCCTCAACTGCGCCTCCGCCGGCTGCCCGCGGCTACCTCAGGAGCCCTTCCTGGGGGACACCCTGGACGCCCAGCTCGACGCCGCCATGACCGAGTTCGCGACCTCCGAGAATCACGTCCGCCTCGACGCCGGCAACAACAAGGTCGCGATCTCGAAGATCTTCAACTGGTTTGAGGACGACTTCCTCGACGAGGAAAAGTCGCGTGGCGTCGCCAAGCCGAATATCGTTGGCTATCTCAACCGCTACCGTGGCGACGCCGGCCCGATCCCGGCCGGCGCCAGCGTCAGCTACCTGCCCTACGACAAGGGCCTCAACTCTCAGTAG
- a CDS encoding HAD family hydrolase — protein MTASPRLAVFDLDGTLTDTNEVDGSCFAAAFQQLFGQPLDEDWGRYPHTTDAAILDTALARLPAGADDGEGVERHRDRFVELLAAAPAECFRAIRGARDFLLRLRREGWALAIATGGWGRSARLKLERAGLADLELPLASADDGVARREIVEAARRRCGHPPATVLFGDGPWDVSTAGELELPVIAIASGQRARRLLAAGATAAFADYRRPEEMLRAMHRVIARPAPRISY, from the coding sequence TTGACCGCGTCCCCCCGGCTGGCGGTCTTCGACCTCGACGGCACCTTGACGGATACCAACGAGGTCGATGGCTCCTGCTTCGCGGCGGCCTTTCAACAGCTCTTCGGGCAGCCCCTCGACGAGGATTGGGGGCGCTATCCCCACACCACCGACGCGGCGATCCTCGACACCGCCCTGGCCCGCCTGCCCGCGGGGGCCGACGACGGCGAGGGCGTGGAGCGCCATCGGGATCGCTTCGTGGAGTTGCTCGCAGCGGCCCCGGCGGAGTGCTTCCGAGCGATTCGCGGCGCTCGCGATTTTCTGCTCCGGCTGCGTCGAGAAGGCTGGGCTTTGGCGATCGCGACCGGTGGCTGGGGGCGCTCGGCGCGGCTCAAGCTCGAGCGCGCCGGGCTCGCCGATCTCGAGCTGCCGCTGGCTTCGGCGGACGATGGCGTCGCCCGCCGGGAGATCGTCGAAGCGGCGCGCCGGCGTTGCGGTCACCCTCCCGCGACGGTGCTGTTCGGAGATGGCCCCTGGGATGTGTCGACGGCTGGCGAGCTCGAGCTGCCGGTGATCGCGATCGCCTCCGGCCAGCGTGCCCGCCGGCTGCTCGCGGCGGGAGCCACGGCGGCCTTTGCTGACTATCGGCGCCCAGAGGAGATGCTGCGGGCGATGCATCGAGTCATCGCCCGACCAGCTCCGCGAATCTCCTACTGA